A genome region from Candidatus Eremiobacteraceae bacterium includes the following:
- a CDS encoding proline dehydrogenase family protein encodes MATFADVLNRRPGLQRRLFFLARRFVAGETVDSALEAVAALNADGLSASIDFLGEDVHSQTEAAKTTQTYLRMIERIVATHADCNVSVKLSAIGQAISEDLAFENLARIIEAARPHAMFIRLDMEGSATVDSTYRLLERGRAIYKDIGPVVQAYLHRADADVERAIARGWRVRLCKGAYKEPPEAALQDMSAIREHFKTLAFALLARGTYPAIATHDERLIGAVREFAAERGMAKDAFEFQMLYGISSERQRELRREGYRVRVYVPFGTHWAAYFYRRMAERRENVFFVVRSIFSR; translated from the coding sequence ATGGCCACCTTCGCCGACGTGCTCAACCGACGGCCGGGACTTCAGCGGCGGCTGTTCTTCCTCGCGCGCCGCTTCGTCGCCGGCGAGACGGTCGACAGCGCGCTCGAAGCGGTTGCCGCGCTCAACGCCGACGGCCTTTCAGCTTCGATCGACTTCCTCGGCGAAGATGTGCACTCGCAGACTGAAGCCGCAAAGACCACCCAGACCTATCTGCGGATGATCGAGCGCATCGTGGCCACCCACGCGGACTGCAACGTCTCGGTCAAGTTGAGTGCGATCGGCCAGGCGATCTCCGAAGATCTCGCGTTCGAGAACTTGGCGCGCATCATCGAGGCCGCCCGGCCGCACGCCATGTTCATCCGCCTTGACATGGAAGGTTCAGCGACCGTCGACTCCACCTACCGCTTGCTCGAGCGCGGGCGCGCGATCTACAAAGACATCGGCCCGGTGGTCCAGGCCTATCTGCATCGCGCGGACGCCGACGTCGAGCGCGCGATCGCGCGTGGCTGGCGCGTGAGGTTGTGCAAGGGCGCGTACAAAGAACCGCCCGAGGCGGCGCTGCAAGACATGTCCGCGATCCGCGAGCACTTCAAGACATTGGCGTTCGCGTTGCTCGCTCGCGGCACGTATCCGGCCATCGCAACCCATGACGAGCGGCTGATCGGCGCCGTGCGCGAGTTCGCCGCAGAGCGAGGCATGGCAAAGGATGCGTTCGAGTTCCAGATGCTCTACGGCATCAGCTCCGAACGTCAACGCGAGCTGCGCCGCGAAGGCTATCGCGTGCGTGTCTACGTTCCGTTCGGCACGCACTGGGCGGCCTATTTCTATCGCCGCATGGCCGAGCGCAGAGAGAACGTGTTCTTCGTCGTGCGCAGCATCTTCAGCCGATGA